The following DNA comes from Aquificaceae bacterium.
AGCTTCTTTATGTAAAAGTCCAACTTCTTAATGGAACCTTGAGACTCAGAAAGGGAAGTTATGGCTATGTTTTCAAACTTTAGAACTCCCCTTGGTGCGGATGCAAGCAAGAGACCGTAGTATAAAGCAGAAACACTTTTCTCTCCAAGAAAAGAGGCAAAGGCTCTGTCAACGAGTATGTAGAGATGAAAAACTCCATAAACTGCAAGGAGCTGTAGGAAATGAGAGAGAAGTCTTTTTGTGGTTTCGTTATAAAAGAGACGAAAGTGGATATATTCTCTTCCTGCGTATAACATATAGATAGCTCCTATGGAGTTTGACAGGGATGCTACTATAGGAAGTATTTTGTAGTCTTTGTAAAATAGAAGCCCGAGAAGGGTAGAAGTAAAAAGGGTAATGGATATTGTAAACTCCCCCACAAAGTAAGCGGTAAACCTTCTTTGACTCCTAAGAACTGCTCCAAAGTGGTGAAAGTAGAAATTAAAGAACAGATAAGGCAGAAGAATAAGATAGGAGACCTCTGTTGCCTGCAGGGCGTTTTCAGAAAAACCCGCTGGGATTTTCAGAACAAAGGGCATCAATAGAAATGCCAAGAGGGTTATGGCTATGGAAACGGTAAAGGTAAAGGTAAAGAGAAGACCTGCAATTTTCTTGAACTCTTCCTCTGACTTCATTCTTGCCTTTACAAGCTCTGGCACTCCAACAGAGTCAAAGACATCAACGAAGATGAGAAATATGCCTATCAAAGAAAGTGCCATGAAGAAGGCGTCTGTTTGGTAGCTAAAACC
Coding sequences within:
- a CDS encoding lipid II flippase MurJ — translated: MVGYLKELFNTKRQERVLEAVVKSSLINLLARGFGYFRSVAIAVLLGFSYQTDAFFMALSLIGIFLIFVDVFDSVGVPELVKARMKSEEEFKKIAGLLFTFTFTVSIAITLLAFLLMPFVLKIPAGFSENALQATEVSYLILLPYLFFNFYFHHFGAVLRSQRRFTAYFVGEFTISITLFTSTLLGLLFYKDYKILPIVASLSNSIGAIYMLYAGREYIHFRLFYNETTKRLLSHFLQLLAVYGVFHLYILVDRAFASFLGEKSVSALYYGLLLASAPRGVLKFENIAITSLSESQGSIKKLDFYIKKLLLLTLPISVFLFLFSPIVVKLFFGYGAFSRMDVELTATALRFYALSLPFMFFWPLIYRVFQIRGKLLPVGVVGAIGVVANALFNYLFVFVLNLGIAGICLGTFFAYVFICTLGYFMLRYYDRKA